In Methylophaga thalassica, one genomic interval encodes:
- the truB gene encoding tRNA pseudouridine(55) synthase TruB, with protein sequence MARRHKKGRDITGIVIIDKPTGHSSNHILQRVKRLFDAKKAGHTGSLDPLATGVLPVCLGDATKLSSYLLDADKQYLVTCQLGIVTDSGDSDGNVINEMPVPEFNEDTLSQVTQQFLGEIEQVPPMFSALKHQGQPLYKLARQGIDVERKARRIFIYAIDIIDCQSDRFTLSVRCSKGTYIRTLVEDISHALGTGGHVIMLRRTAVAGYDLSEAITVETLQEMADKDGFVTLDASLQQAEDALPDWPAIVLDEEGTKSIGFGQSVTVQTPFKSANVRLFNMNNQFLGLGEMSAEGVVAPKRLFANAVS encoded by the coding sequence ATGGCAAGACGACATAAAAAAGGCCGGGATATCACCGGTATTGTGATCATTGATAAACCTACTGGTCACAGTTCAAATCATATTCTTCAACGCGTTAAACGACTGTTTGATGCAAAAAAAGCAGGTCATACAGGGAGTCTTGATCCGCTAGCAACAGGTGTTTTGCCGGTCTGCCTGGGCGATGCTACCAAATTATCCAGTTATTTATTGGATGCTGATAAACAGTATCTGGTGACTTGCCAATTAGGCATTGTCACTGACAGTGGTGATTCGGATGGCAATGTCATCAATGAAATGCCTGTGCCAGAATTTAACGAAGATACATTAAGCCAGGTCACCCAGCAATTTCTAGGCGAAATCGAACAGGTTCCGCCCATGTTTTCTGCTCTAAAACATCAGGGCCAGCCGTTATACAAGTTGGCAAGACAAGGTATTGATGTTGAGCGAAAAGCGCGCCGCATTTTTATCTATGCTATCGATATAATCGATTGCCAGTCTGATCGCTTCACCTTATCCGTACGCTGTAGCAAAGGTACTTATATTCGTACCTTAGTTGAAGATATTAGCCATGCTTTAGGAACCGGTGGGCATGTCATCATGTTAAGAAGAACAGCGGTAGCAGGCTATGATTTATCAGAAGCGATAACCGTTGAAACCTTGCAGGAAATGGCCGACAAAGATGGTTTTGTAACATTAGATGCCAGCTTGCAGCAGGCTGAAGATGCTTTACCTGACTGGCCTGCAATTGTGCTTGATGAAGAGGGCACAAAAAGTATCGGTTTTGGGCAATCGGTCACTGTGCAAACACCCTTTAAAAGCGCAAATGTCAGATTATTTAATATGAATAATCAATTTCTTGGCCTAGGTGAGATGTCAGCAGAGGGAGTAGTAGCACCGAAGAGATTATTCGCGAATGCGGTGTCTTAA
- the rpsO gene encoding 30S ribosomal protein S15 — protein sequence MSISAQQKKELITKFARSEGDTGSAEVQVALLTARITNLSEHFKTNIHDHHSRQGLLKMVSSRRKMLDYLKKTDIERYRALIAELGLRR from the coding sequence ATGTCTATTTCTGCACAACAAAAGAAAGAACTTATCACTAAATTTGCTCGTTCAGAAGGTGATACTGGTTCTGCTGAAGTACAAGTTGCTTTATTAACAGCACGTATTACAAACTTGTCAGAACATTTTAAAACAAACATTCACGATCATCATTCACGTCAAGGTCTGTTAAAAATGGTTAGCAGCCGTCGTAAAATGTTGGACTATCTGAAAAAGACAGATATCGAACGTTACCGTGCACTGATTGCTGAATTAGGTTTACGTCGCTAA